The following are from one region of the Qipengyuania flava genome:
- a CDS encoding COQ9 family protein, whose amino-acid sequence MDVADLTLDELRLALAPGIADSAVFDGWGQDALDMAADQLGADRDVARLAFKDDGAMGMICAWIETIDRQMALDLPAAKLAEMKIRERIRSLVQYRLDAVLGLEEALRRALAIMAMPQNAPRALKTGWNSADVMWRLAGDTATDYNHYTKRAILASIYGATLAVFVEDESEDKADTKAFLDRRIDGVMQFEKVKAKWLNPDRERFSVSRFLGRLRYPAR is encoded by the coding sequence GTGGACGTCGCCGACCTGACACTCGACGAGCTGCGCCTCGCGCTCGCCCCCGGGATCGCCGATTCCGCCGTGTTCGACGGCTGGGGGCAGGACGCGCTCGACATGGCGGCCGACCAGCTGGGCGCCGACCGCGACGTGGCGCGCCTTGCCTTCAAGGACGATGGCGCGATGGGCATGATCTGCGCCTGGATTGAGACCATCGACCGCCAGATGGCGCTGGACCTGCCGGCCGCAAAGCTGGCCGAGATGAAGATCCGCGAGCGCATCCGCAGCCTCGTCCAGTACCGGCTCGATGCCGTGCTGGGGCTGGAAGAAGCGCTGCGCCGTGCGTTGGCGATCATGGCCATGCCGCAAAACGCGCCGCGCGCGCTCAAGACCGGCTGGAACAGCGCCGATGTCATGTGGCGGCTCGCTGGGGATACGGCGACGGATTACAACCACTACACCAAGCGCGCGATCCTCGCCTCGATCTACGGCGCGACTCTGGCCGTGTTCGTCGAGGACGAAAGCGAGGACAAGGCGGACACGAAGGCCTTTCTCGACCGGCGTATCGACGGGGTGATGCAGTTCGAGAAGGTGAAGGCCAAATGGCTCAACCCCGACCGCGAACGTTTCAGCGTGTCGCGCTTTCTCGGCCGCCTGCGCTACCCGGCGCGGTAG
- a CDS encoding FeoA family protein — protein MTLDGFEHEKAARIVAVDWSALAEDEGKRLKALGVDEGAEVAVIHRGVFGTRDPLAIRIGRMTIALRRAHALAIEVEPA, from the coding sequence ATGACGCTCGACGGGTTCGAACACGAGAAGGCCGCGCGCATTGTCGCGGTGGACTGGTCCGCCTTGGCGGAGGATGAAGGCAAGCGCCTCAAGGCGCTCGGCGTTGATGAGGGGGCGGAAGTCGCTGTCATTCATCGCGGCGTGTTCGGCACGCGCGACCCGCTGGCCATCCGCATCGGCCGCATGACCATTGCCCTGCGCCGCGCGCACGCGCTTGCGATCGAGGTGGAGCCCGCATGA
- the ribD gene encoding bifunctional diaminohydroxyphosphoribosylaminopyrimidine deaminase/5-amino-6-(5-phosphoribosylamino)uracil reductase RibD, producing MTAQASDARWLESAARIAARARPASYPNPGVGCVLVKDGIVVGHGWTAAGGRPHAEAAAIDHAGDKARGATAYVTLEPCAHQSPRGPSCSERLVEAGVARVVAGVVDPDPRTSGKGLARLRQAGITAEHLPSAACEESLAGYLARARHQRPHVTMKIALSLDGCIAMASGESQWITGAEARAHVHSRRAQADAILVGGGTWRADKPSLDVRLPGLEDRSPQRVVLTRGVAPDGVKVINTPDQIAGLEAQYLYVEAGANIAASFLAADLVDRLELYRAPIVIGGGRGAVGDLGLETLSEAHGRWKPVEHRQLGSDRFDAYSRTR from the coding sequence GTGACAGCGCAGGCGAGTGACGCCCGCTGGCTCGAATCCGCGGCGCGCATCGCAGCGCGCGCGCGGCCCGCGAGCTATCCCAACCCGGGCGTCGGCTGCGTACTCGTCAAGGACGGCATCGTGGTCGGGCACGGGTGGACGGCAGCAGGCGGGCGCCCGCATGCCGAGGCCGCCGCTATCGATCACGCCGGAGACAAGGCGCGCGGCGCCACCGCCTATGTGACGCTGGAGCCATGCGCCCACCAGTCGCCGCGCGGCCCCTCGTGCAGCGAACGTCTTGTCGAAGCCGGTGTTGCCCGCGTGGTGGCCGGCGTCGTCGATCCCGATCCGCGCACCTCGGGCAAGGGCCTCGCCCGCTTGCGCCAGGCCGGCATCACGGCCGAGCACCTCCCTTCCGCCGCCTGCGAGGAAAGCCTTGCCGGCTATCTCGCCCGCGCCCGCCACCAGCGGCCCCATGTGACCATGAAGATCGCGCTTTCGCTGGATGGCTGCATCGCCATGGCGAGCGGCGAGAGCCAGTGGATCACCGGAGCCGAGGCGCGCGCGCATGTCCATTCGCGCCGCGCGCAGGCCGACGCCATCCTTGTCGGCGGCGGCACCTGGCGCGCGGACAAGCCGAGCCTCGATGTGCGGCTACCCGGGCTCGAAGACCGTAGCCCGCAACGTGTCGTCCTCACCCGCGGCGTGGCGCCGGACGGGGTCAAGGTCATCAACACGCCCGACCAGATCGCCGGGCTGGAAGCGCAGTATCTCTACGTTGAAGCGGGCGCGAACATCGCCGCCAGTTTCCTGGCCGCAGACCTCGTCGACCGGCTCGAACTCTACCGCGCGCCGATCGTCATTGGCGGAGGGCGCGGCGCGGTCGGCGACCTCGGCCTCGAGACGCTGAGCGAGGCGCATGGGCGCTGGAAGCCGGTCGAACACCGCCAGCTTGGCAGCGACCGCTTCGACGCCTACAGCCGCACCCGCTAA
- a CDS encoding riboflavin synthase: MFTGIVTAIGTITKIEDKGDLRVVVSCPWDPSGIDIGASIACSGVCLTVVEKGGENGDAWVAFDVSGETVSRTAQDQWRAGRRLNLEPALKLGDELGGHLVTGHVDAIGRIALAEDIGGSTRLEILAGEDIAPYVAEKGSITVDGVSLTVNEVEDEANGDVRFALNIIPHTGEVTTLGDLSEGDAVNLEIDVLARYLKRMQALAK, translated from the coding sequence ATGTTCACCGGTATCGTCACCGCCATCGGCACTATCACGAAGATCGAGGACAAGGGCGACTTGCGCGTCGTCGTCTCCTGCCCGTGGGACCCGTCGGGAATCGATATCGGCGCCTCCATCGCCTGCTCGGGCGTGTGCCTGACCGTGGTCGAAAAAGGCGGCGAGAATGGCGATGCCTGGGTGGCGTTCGACGTGTCGGGCGAAACCGTCAGCCGCACCGCGCAGGACCAGTGGCGCGCCGGACGCCGGCTGAACCTCGAACCCGCGCTGAAGCTGGGCGATGAACTGGGCGGCCACCTTGTCACCGGCCATGTCGACGCCATCGGGCGGATCGCGCTGGCAGAGGATATCGGCGGCTCGACCCGGCTCGAGATCCTCGCGGGCGAGGACATTGCGCCCTATGTCGCCGAGAAGGGCTCGATCACCGTCGATGGCGTGTCGCTGACCGTCAACGAAGTCGAGGACGAGGCCAATGGCGACGTGCGATTTGCCCTCAACATCATCCCGCACACGGGCGAGGTCACCACGCTGGGCGACCTGTCCGAAGGCGATGCGGTCAATCTCGAGATCGATGTGCTCGCGCGCTACCTGAAGCGCATGCAGGCGCTGGCCAAATAA
- a CDS encoding sialate O-acetylesterase, translating into MRLAGLFAAFGLLAGCTNAPPDGWNYTVYYLGGQSNMDGFGLVSELPEGLEEKVAQVPIFHGSPASDGEDGGGQGIWQPLKGGHGSGYDLEGQENRYSDKFGPEIAFAARLIEANPDQKIAIVKYSLGGTALVHGASGYGSWDPAFSEGNRRNQYDNALTTIDGALQRQDIDGDGAPDTLVPGGIVWMQGESDAAHTEETATSYRANLARIMGYLRAALRTDGLPVVIGKIKDSGDTPGTRVMAYSPLVQEQQAEFVAADPCAALVTVTEQFNEMPDKWHYVTADYLTLGEAFADAMLSLRKRC; encoded by the coding sequence ATGAGATTGGCAGGACTGTTTGCAGCCTTTGGCCTATTGGCGGGCTGTACGAACGCGCCGCCTGACGGCTGGAACTACACCGTCTACTACCTAGGCGGGCAATCGAACATGGACGGCTTTGGTCTCGTCAGCGAGCTTCCCGAGGGGCTCGAAGAGAAGGTCGCCCAGGTGCCGATCTTTCACGGCAGCCCCGCTTCGGACGGAGAGGACGGTGGCGGGCAGGGCATCTGGCAACCGCTGAAGGGCGGCCATGGCAGCGGTTATGACCTCGAGGGGCAGGAAAACCGGTATTCCGACAAATTCGGGCCCGAGATCGCCTTTGCCGCCCGGCTGATAGAAGCCAATCCCGACCAGAAGATTGCCATCGTGAAATACTCGCTCGGAGGGACCGCGCTCGTGCATGGAGCCTCGGGCTATGGCTCCTGGGATCCCGCTTTCAGCGAAGGCAACCGCCGCAACCAGTACGACAACGCGCTGACAACCATCGATGGGGCGCTGCAGCGCCAGGATATCGATGGCGATGGCGCGCCCGACACTCTGGTGCCCGGCGGGATCGTGTGGATGCAGGGTGAATCCGACGCGGCGCATACCGAAGAGACGGCCACCAGCTACCGCGCGAATCTGGCCCGCATAATGGGGTATCTTCGCGCCGCCTTGCGTACGGACGGGCTTCCGGTGGTGATCGGCAAGATCAAGGATTCGGGCGATACGCCGGGCACCCGCGTGATGGCGTATTCCCCGCTCGTCCAGGAGCAGCAGGCCGAGTTTGTCGCTGCCGACCCGTGCGCGGCGCTGGTCACCGTGACCGAGCAGTTCAACGAGATGCCGGACAAGTGGCACTATGTGACGGCGGACTATCTTACGCTTGGCGAAGCCTTCGCCGATGCCATGTTGAGCCTGCGCAAACGTTGCTGA
- a CDS encoding ankyrin repeat domain-containing protein, protein MRRFAKSILLAAVAGSLVAGPVHAQGQRDGYKFLEAVKKREGTEVTQFLQEPGSVLVNTRDITSGETALHIVTERRDPVWLRFLLSKGANPNIADKKGTTPLQLAAQLGFVEGVEILADRGAAVDVTNATGETPLISAIHTRNPEMVRILIAKGANADRADNSGRTARDYASLMGSRSNMLEEIERAESERGETADAYGPS, encoded by the coding sequence GTGAGGCGTTTCGCGAAATCCATTCTTCTCGCTGCTGTCGCAGGATCGCTGGTGGCCGGCCCGGTGCATGCGCAAGGCCAGCGCGACGGCTACAAGTTCCTCGAAGCGGTCAAGAAGCGCGAAGGCACCGAGGTGACCCAGTTCCTGCAGGAACCGGGCAGCGTGCTCGTCAACACGCGCGACATCACCAGCGGCGAGACGGCGCTGCACATCGTGACCGAACGGCGCGACCCGGTGTGGCTGCGCTTCCTGCTGTCGAAGGGCGCCAACCCGAACATCGCTGACAAGAAGGGCACCACGCCGCTCCAGCTCGCTGCGCAGCTCGGCTTCGTCGAAGGCGTCGAAATCCTCGCCGATCGCGGCGCCGCGGTCGATGTGACCAATGCCACCGGCGAAACCCCGCTGATTTCCGCCATCCACACGCGCAACCCGGAAATGGTGCGCATCCTGATTGCCAAGGGCGCGAACGCCGACCGGGCCGATAATTCGGGCCGCACCGCGCGCGACTACGCTTCGCTGATGGGAAGCCGTTCCAACATGCTCGAGGAAATCGAGCGCGCCGAATCCGAACGCGGCGAAACGGCCGACGCCTACGGGCCGAGCTGA
- a CDS encoding M48 family metallopeptidase yields MIDWLRREALEPVIELDGRAIPIALRRNRRAKRLTLRMAPDGSEVRITLPHWCRSAEAIAFAHARQSWLAAQLAKVPPPRDPAREGTLRYRGKDIALAWREDAPRRAVLDKESLTIGGPQDTLSKRLQRWLESEALRLFAQDASDYCARGELACAKVKLTRARRRWGSCSSEGVLRLNWRLVQAPDTVRRSVVAHEVAHLVHFDHSPAFHALLDRLYEDDIDQANRWLSQHGRELYAAFG; encoded by the coding sequence GTGATCGACTGGCTCCGCCGCGAAGCGCTGGAGCCGGTGATCGAGCTGGACGGGCGCGCAATTCCCATTGCCCTGCGCCGAAACCGCCGCGCCAAGCGCCTGACCCTGCGCATGGCGCCCGATGGCAGCGAGGTGCGCATCACCCTGCCCCACTGGTGCCGCAGCGCCGAAGCGATCGCCTTTGCGCACGCCCGGCAATCCTGGCTGGCCGCGCAGCTCGCCAAAGTGCCGCCGCCGCGCGATCCTGCACGCGAAGGCACGCTGCGCTATCGCGGCAAGGACATCGCCCTCGCCTGGCGCGAAGACGCGCCGCGCCGCGCGGTGCTGGACAAGGAATCGCTGACCATTGGCGGGCCGCAGGATACCCTGTCCAAGCGCCTCCAGCGCTGGCTCGAGAGCGAGGCCCTGCGCCTCTTTGCGCAGGACGCTTCTGATTATTGCGCGCGCGGTGAACTTGCCTGCGCCAAGGTCAAGCTCACCCGTGCCCGGCGCCGCTGGGGCAGCTGCTCGTCCGAGGGCGTCCTGCGCCTCAACTGGCGGCTGGTGCAGGCGCCCGACACGGTGCGCCGGTCGGTGGTCGCTCATGAGGTCGCCCACCTCGTCCATTTCGACCATTCGCCCGCATTCCATGCGTTGCTGGACCGGCTCTACGAAGACGATATCGATCAGGCCAACCGCTGGCTCAGCCAGCACGGGCGCGAGCTTTACGCCGCCTTCGGCTAG
- the feoB gene encoding ferrous iron transporter B, which yields MSRDDPLKTRKAALVGNPNAGKSALFNALTGARQKIANYPGVTVERKAGRLALPGGDSVELIDLPGSYSFDAASPDEEVTRKLVHGEFEGESAPDVLILVLDAANLEQHLVFAQEVLELGRPTVVALNMVDLAERDGLTLDPKALSEALGVPVVPTVAVRRKGLPDLAAAIAEAETHADEEAHKRWHLTLPERRLSAKHMAKAAILSTSTRHTIENGVDRILLNPWIGPVILFGLLFVIFQAVFAWATPFADALEGGVGAISGLVTDSMAPGFVRDFLTEGVLAGVGSVVVFLPQIIILFFFILVMEASGYMARAAFLMDRMMASVGLSGKSFIPLLSSFACAIPGIMATRSIPDPKDRLTTILIAPLMTCSARLPVYAVIIAAVIPETTVGPGVGLQGLVLFALYVAGIVGAMVVALVLRNSVAKGAASGFIMEMPRYQLPRIKDLAIGLWQRAWVFLRRAGTIIFVVTIALWLMLSFPKAEEGESQMDASVAGMVADTLHPVLEPIGFNREMSLALVPAMAAREVAVSALATTYAVDAEDEDLAAAGVTDRIAELWSLPTALAFLAWFVFAPQCISTIAVARRETNGWKWPAFMVGYLFALAYVFAGLTFWIATAAGL from the coding sequence ATGAGCCGCGACGATCCCTTGAAGACCCGCAAGGCTGCGCTGGTCGGCAATCCCAACGCCGGCAAGTCGGCGCTGTTCAACGCTCTGACCGGCGCGCGCCAGAAGATCGCCAACTATCCCGGTGTCACGGTTGAACGGAAAGCCGGACGCCTGGCGCTGCCCGGTGGCGACTCGGTTGAGCTGATCGACCTTCCCGGCTCCTACAGTTTCGACGCCGCGAGCCCGGACGAGGAAGTGACCCGCAAGCTCGTCCATGGGGAGTTCGAGGGCGAAAGCGCGCCCGATGTCCTGATCCTCGTTCTCGACGCTGCGAACCTCGAACAGCATCTGGTGTTTGCGCAGGAAGTGCTCGAACTCGGCCGCCCCACGGTGGTGGCGCTCAACATGGTCGATTTGGCCGAGCGCGACGGGCTGACGCTCGATCCCAAGGCGTTGTCCGAGGCGCTGGGTGTTCCGGTGGTCCCGACCGTGGCCGTGCGCCGCAAGGGCCTGCCCGACTTGGCGGCCGCGATCGCGGAGGCGGAAACACACGCCGATGAGGAAGCCCACAAGCGCTGGCACCTTACGTTGCCGGAACGCCGCCTGTCGGCGAAGCACATGGCCAAGGCCGCGATCCTCTCGACCTCGACCCGCCACACGATAGAAAACGGTGTCGACCGCATCCTGCTGAACCCCTGGATCGGACCGGTCATCCTGTTCGGCCTGCTGTTCGTGATCTTCCAGGCGGTGTTCGCCTGGGCCACGCCTTTCGCCGATGCGCTCGAAGGCGGTGTGGGTGCGATTTCGGGCCTGGTGACGGACAGCATGGCGCCGGGCTTCGTCCGCGATTTCCTGACCGAGGGCGTGCTTGCAGGCGTCGGCTCGGTGGTCGTCTTCCTGCCGCAGATCATCATCCTGTTCTTTTTCATCCTGGTGATGGAGGCGAGCGGATACATGGCGCGCGCGGCCTTCCTGATGGACCGCATGATGGCGAGCGTGGGCCTCTCGGGCAAAAGCTTCATCCCTCTGCTCTCCAGCTTCGCCTGCGCCATTCCCGGCATCATGGCGACGCGCAGCATTCCCGACCCCAAGGACCGTCTGACCACGATCCTGATCGCGCCGCTGATGACTTGCTCGGCCCGCCTGCCGGTCTATGCGGTGATTATCGCTGCCGTCATTCCCGAGACCACGGTCGGTCCGGGCGTGGGCCTGCAAGGCCTGGTCCTCTTTGCGCTTTATGTCGCGGGCATCGTCGGAGCGATGGTGGTGGCACTGGTTTTGCGGAACTCGGTCGCCAAGGGCGCGGCGAGCGGCTTCATCATGGAAATGCCGCGCTACCAGCTGCCGCGCATCAAGGATCTTGCCATCGGCCTGTGGCAGCGCGCCTGGGTGTTCCTGCGCCGCGCCGGTACGATCATCTTCGTGGTCACCATCGCCCTGTGGCTGATGCTGAGCTTCCCCAAGGCGGAAGAGGGCGAGAGCCAGATGGACGCAAGCGTTGCCGGCATGGTCGCCGATACGCTGCACCCGGTGCTCGAACCAATCGGCTTCAACCGCGAGATGAGCCTCGCGCTGGTGCCCGCCATGGCGGCGCGCGAGGTGGCGGTCTCCGCGCTTGCGACGACCTACGCCGTGGACGCGGAAGACGAAGACCTCGCTGCAGCCGGCGTGACCGATCGCATTGCCGAGCTGTGGAGCCTGCCGACCGCGCTCGCCTTCCTCGCCTGGTTCGTCTTCGCCCCGCAATGCATCTCGACCATCGCGGTCGCGCGGCGCGAGACCAACGGCTGGAAGTGGCCCGCCTTCATGGTCGGATATCTCTTCGCGCTGGCCTACGTCTTTGCCGGGCTGACCTTCTGGATCGCGACGGCGGCGGGGCTTTAG
- a CDS encoding YcgN family cysteine cluster protein, with protein MGSLRERFWERPLADLSTEEWEALCDGCGRCCLHKVEYEETGEIEHTNVACKLLDTQTARCTDYKHRKAFVPDCLRLTLRIVDDVTWLPPTCAYRRRANNQPLPRWHYLLTGDREGVIRAGVSVAGRVISENEAGPLEHHVVDWGDDGFEDEEASA; from the coding sequence ATGGGTTCGCTGAGAGAGCGTTTCTGGGAACGGCCCCTGGCCGACCTTTCGACCGAAGAATGGGAAGCGCTGTGCGACGGGTGCGGGCGCTGCTGCCTGCACAAGGTCGAATATGAGGAAACGGGCGAGATCGAGCACACCAATGTGGCGTGCAAGCTGCTCGACACCCAGACCGCGCGCTGCACCGATTACAAGCACCGCAAGGCCTTCGTGCCCGATTGCCTGCGCCTGACGCTGCGGATCGTCGACGATGTGACCTGGCTCCCGCCGACCTGCGCCTATCGCCGCCGCGCCAACAACCAGCCACTGCCGCGCTGGCATTACCTGCTGACGGGCGACCGCGAAGGGGTGATCCGGGCGGGCGTATCGGTGGCCGGCCGGGTGATCAGCGAGAACGAGGCCGGGCCGCTCGAGCACCATGTCGTCGACTGGGGCGACGACGGGTTCGAGGACGAGGAGGCAAGCGCGTGA
- a CDS encoding sulfite oxidase heme-binding subunit YedZ — translation MLSLAANSRPFLWLVLALPGLWIAGSWLLTPDSYGYGHAIGDTGLWAGWLLMASLAVTPLRLLFRRARWTAWLLRRRRDIGVASFAYAAGHTAAYLWRKASPDLIISEMATPYILVGWLAFALFLPLALTSNDVSVRRLKRAWKRLHRLVYPAAILTFLHWVWSAFDPTTAWIHVGILAAIEIVRVALQRRQRVT, via the coding sequence GTGCTGAGCCTCGCGGCCAATTCGCGCCCGTTCCTGTGGCTGGTCCTTGCCCTGCCCGGGCTGTGGATCGCGGGCAGCTGGCTGCTCACACCCGATAGCTACGGCTATGGTCATGCGATTGGCGATACCGGCCTGTGGGCCGGGTGGCTGCTGATGGCCTCGCTCGCGGTGACACCGCTGCGCCTGCTGTTCCGGCGCGCGCGCTGGACCGCCTGGCTGCTGCGCCGCCGGCGCGACATCGGCGTGGCCAGCTTCGCCTACGCGGCCGGGCACACGGCTGCCTACCTCTGGCGCAAGGCCTCGCCCGATCTCATTATCTCGGAAATGGCGACGCCCTACATCCTCGTGGGCTGGCTCGCCTTCGCCCTGTTCCTGCCGCTCGCGCTCACGTCGAACGATGTCTCGGTGCGTCGCCTAAAGCGGGCTTGGAAGCGGCTGCACCGCCTCGTCTATCCGGCCGCGATCCTGACCTTCCTGCACTGGGTCTGGTCGGCCTTCGATCCGACCACGGCCTGGATCCATGTGGGAATTTTGGCCGCGATCGAGATCGTCAGGGTCGCTTTGCAGCGGCGTCAGAGAGTGACGTAG
- a CDS encoding SCO family protein, with translation MNKDTMLHRRAPLIVALLLLASCENAPPPEPPLAGAAIGGDFTLTREDNTPVSWTDFGGQYRTIYFGYAFCPDVCPVDTQRAMAGLKLFEESHPDLGAKVQPLFVSVDPERDTPEVLTEFTDSFHPRLIGMSGTKEEIDAVTDAFAVVYSIGEKTENGGYLVGHTNITYLFGPEGEPLAMLPTDEGPQAVAAELEKWVR, from the coding sequence ATGAACAAGGACACCATGCTGCATCGCCGCGCCCCCCTTATCGTCGCCCTCTTGCTACTCGCGTCCTGCGAGAACGCACCGCCGCCCGAACCGCCCCTTGCCGGCGCGGCCATTGGCGGCGATTTCACCCTGACGAGAGAGGACAACACGCCGGTCAGCTGGACCGATTTTGGCGGGCAGTACCGCACGATCTACTTCGGCTACGCCTTCTGCCCCGATGTCTGCCCGGTCGACACGCAGCGCGCCATGGCAGGCCTGAAGCTGTTCGAGGAAAGCCATCCGGACCTCGGCGCCAAGGTCCAGCCGCTGTTCGTCAGCGTCGATCCCGAACGCGACACGCCCGAAGTCCTCACCGAGTTCACCGACAGCTTCCACCCGCGCCTCATCGGCATGAGCGGAACCAAGGAAGAGATCGACGCGGTGACCGATGCCTTCGCCGTGGTCTATTCGATCGGAGAGAAGACCGAGAACGGCGGCTATCTCGTCGGGCACACCAACATCACCTACCTGTTCGGCCCGGAAGGTGAACCTCTCGCCATGCTGCCGACCGACGAAGGTCCGCAGGCCGTTGCCGCAGAGCTGGAAAAATGGGTTCGCTGA